The Nostoc sp. 'Lobaria pulmonaria (5183) cyanobiont' genome window below encodes:
- a CDS encoding aminotransferase-like domain-containing protein, which yields MAPTTSAYQIADLFAERARNLTPPTYGTELTKIITVSFAYGLADPILFPHADLAAASAAVLAEEAPIALNYGPPSAQLYEQIILRLQAQGIPADRDRLIVGYGSSQILGLLPDVFVEPGDVVIVEGPTFLGVVNRFVQAGARLITIPVDELGMDVDALEETLSDLNKRGIRPRFIYTIPTFHNPTGTTMPLSRREKLVALAAEYGVLVVEDDAYSDLRFQGEAVPSLASLDKEGWVLYVNTFSKIIAPGIRLGWACGDPAIIERLAMFKSEGPVGPFVSHVVGRYCATGKLDYHIQELIAWYKHKCNLLLEAIAQEFPTDVVALRPGGGFFVWCKLPPDISAKALLTAANEQGISFLPGTRCYANGQGDDAIRLAFSFQPTQKIVEGIATLGAVLRGWR from the coding sequence ATGGCTCCTACAACTTCTGCTTACCAAATTGCTGATTTGTTCGCCGAAAGAGCTAGAAATCTGACACCACCAACTTACGGCACTGAGTTAACCAAAATCATTACCGTCAGTTTTGCCTATGGTCTCGCTGACCCAATTCTCTTTCCCCACGCGGACTTAGCTGCTGCAAGTGCGGCTGTACTAGCAGAAGAGGCTCCGATCGCTCTTAATTACGGGCCACCTTCAGCCCAACTTTATGAACAAATAATCCTCCGCTTGCAAGCTCAAGGAATCCCTGCCGATCGCGATCGCCTGATCGTTGGCTACGGTTCTAGTCAGATTTTGGGTTTGCTACCAGATGTGTTTGTTGAACCTGGTGATGTCGTAATTGTGGAAGGGCCAACCTTCTTGGGAGTAGTTAATAGATTTGTCCAGGCTGGGGCACGCCTAATTACCATTCCTGTAGACGAATTGGGAATGGATGTGGATGCCCTAGAAGAAACTTTGAGCGACTTGAACAAACGAGGCATTCGACCCCGATTTATTTACACTATACCCACTTTTCATAATCCCACAGGTACTACTATGCCGTTATCTCGCCGCGAAAAACTGGTAGCGTTAGCGGCCGAGTATGGCGTATTGGTGGTAGAAGACGATGCCTACAGCGATTTGCGCTTCCAAGGCGAAGCTGTGCCATCCTTGGCAAGCCTTGACAAGGAGGGGTGGGTGTTATACGTGAATACCTTCTCGAAAATCATTGCGCCTGGTATCAGATTAGGCTGGGCTTGTGGCGATCCAGCAATTATTGAGCGGTTGGCAATGTTCAAAAGTGAAGGGCCTGTGGGGCCGTTTGTCAGCCATGTGGTTGGTCGCTACTGTGCTACAGGCAAACTAGATTATCATATTCAGGAGCTAATCGCCTGGTACAAGCATAAGTGTAATTTGTTGTTAGAAGCGATCGCTCAAGAGTTTCCCACCGATGTAGTTGCTTTGCGACCAGGTGGTGGCTTTTTCGTTTGGTGTAAATTGCCGCCAGACATCAGCGCCAAAGCACTCCTAACTGCTGCCAATGAACAGGGCATCAGTTTTCTGCCAGGAACTCGCTGCTACGCTAATGGACAGGGAGATGATGCCATCAGGTTAGCTTTTAGCTTTCAACCAACTCAGAAGATTGTTGAGGGAATCGCTACCTTGGGAGCAGTACTGAGAGGATGGCGGTAA
- a CDS encoding J domain-containing protein yields the protein MDLGDCYRLLGLRSGASFADIKASYRRLAQQYHPDINPDDNKAKDKFIALTEAYKLLLTVVLPEEIGARSSQVSTSGRDDAKATQRQKTPVTTVTSQESGKPKPPNLLEIEERLKWKTYEQLQRFLQERRFPQAIALAEALAERLSTDAEVRQWLAIAYQIWGRALISEKQLLKARIYLKKALKTDPHNKSLWYEVQRDFQRLEQIF from the coding sequence ATGGATCTTGGAGATTGCTACCGTTTACTAGGTTTAAGATCGGGAGCTTCTTTTGCTGACATCAAAGCGTCTTATCGACGACTGGCGCAGCAATATCATCCCGATATCAACCCAGATGACAACAAAGCCAAAGATAAGTTTATTGCCTTGACAGAGGCTTACAAACTCCTGCTGACGGTAGTACTACCAGAGGAAATTGGCGCACGTTCAAGTCAGGTGTCAACGTCTGGACGTGACGACGCCAAGGCAACGCAACGGCAGAAAACACCAGTAACAACGGTGACAAGCCAAGAATCAGGGAAACCAAAGCCGCCGAATCTGTTGGAAATAGAAGAACGGCTGAAGTGGAAGACTTATGAGCAATTGCAGCGATTTTTGCAAGAAAGACGATTTCCGCAAGCGATCGCCCTGGCGGAAGCTTTAGCAGAGCGTTTGTCAACAGATGCAGAAGTCCGTCAATGGCTAGCGATCGCCTATCAAATTTGGGGACGGGCACTAATTTCCGAAAAACAACTACTCAAAGCCAGAATTTATCTTAAAAAAGCCTTGAAAACAGACCCACATAATAAAAGTCTCTGGTATGAAGTGCAGCGCGATTTCCAACGATTAGAGCAAATTTTTTAA